In Pedobacter heparinus DSM 2366, the following are encoded in one genomic region:
- a CDS encoding sulfatase family protein — translation MKKITYLKHSTWVTAFAFSVCLVLLSKTKLQAQQQKKLPNIVYILADDLGYGDIKIYNAGAKVNTPHIDKLAEQGMRFTDAHTTSSVCTPSRYSILTGRYPWRSRLPVGVLRGYSRTLIEEGLPTVAGLLKTSSYRTAVIGKWHLGLDWMPKEAFKDSINPAFNKDRLYGITDEMNPDQIDFGRAPVRGPRTQGFDYSYVLPASLDMPPYAYLENDQLTEPLTGYTPGNKLASGYTGPFWRAGLKSPSFDFYGVLPAFTNKATDFIKKEAATKNPFFLYFPMPAPHTPWMPTAEYRGKSQAGEYGDYLQEVDAAVGKILQVLDSLGLSKNTLVVFTSDNGPYWRDDFVQQYGHHAAGPFRGMKGDAYEGGHRVPFIVRYPGKVKAGTISNVTTTLANLMATCADLTGNHAVQFETEDSYSILPVLLGKAAGIAEQPAIVNISSKGFYDIRKGPWKLITGLGSGGFSVPSIVKAPEGQAAGQLYNLDTDIKEETNLYSRYPEKVKELSALLEKIKAAPKGKRAK, via the coding sequence ATGAAAAAAATAACCTATTTGAAGCATAGTACCTGGGTAACCGCATTTGCTTTTTCAGTTTGCCTGGTTTTGCTCAGCAAAACAAAATTGCAGGCCCAGCAACAAAAGAAGCTGCCCAATATTGTATATATTCTGGCTGATGATCTGGGCTATGGCGATATTAAAATTTACAATGCAGGTGCAAAAGTAAATACACCCCACATTGATAAACTGGCCGAGCAGGGCATGCGCTTTACAGATGCGCATACCACATCATCTGTATGCACGCCTTCGCGCTATTCTATTCTGACCGGTCGCTACCCCTGGCGCAGCAGGCTTCCGGTAGGTGTATTGAGAGGGTATAGCAGAACATTGATAGAAGAAGGCCTGCCAACGGTAGCCGGTTTGTTGAAAACAAGCTCCTATCGCACAGCGGTAATTGGGAAATGGCATTTAGGATTGGATTGGATGCCAAAAGAAGCATTCAAAGATTCTATTAATCCCGCTTTTAACAAAGACAGGCTGTACGGCATTACCGATGAAATGAATCCGGATCAGATAGATTTTGGAAGAGCACCCGTTCGTGGCCCGCGTACACAAGGTTTTGATTACTCCTATGTGCTGCCTGCCTCTCTGGACATGCCGCCATATGCCTATCTGGAGAATGATCAGCTAACAGAGCCGCTTACGGGCTATACACCAGGTAATAAATTGGCCAGCGGCTATACCGGCCCCTTCTGGAGGGCCGGCTTAAAAAGTCCCTCATTTGATTTTTACGGTGTATTGCCGGCCTTTACCAATAAGGCCACCGATTTTATTAAAAAAGAGGCTGCAACAAAAAATCCTTTCTTCCTGTATTTCCCTATGCCGGCACCACATACCCCATGGATGCCTACCGCCGAATACCGGGGTAAATCGCAGGCAGGGGAATATGGTGATTACTTACAGGAAGTTGATGCTGCAGTAGGTAAAATATTGCAGGTATTGGACAGCCTGGGCTTATCAAAAAATACCTTAGTGGTGTTTACCAGCGACAACGGGCCTTACTGGCGGGATGATTTTGTGCAGCAATATGGCCACCATGCTGCGGGGCCATTCAGGGGAATGAAAGGCGATGCTTATGAAGGTGGCCACAGGGTTCCTTTTATTGTGCGTTACCCCGGTAAAGTAAAAGCAGGGACCATTAGTAATGTAACAACCACCCTTGCCAACCTGATGGCCACCTGTGCCGATTTAACTGGCAACCATGCTGTCCAGTTTGAAACGGAAGATAGCTACTCCATTTTACCGGTATTGCTTGGTAAAGCTGCCGGGATTGCAGAACAGCCGGCCATTGTCAATATTTCTTCCAAAGGGTTTTATGATATCCGGAAAGGGCCCTGGAAATTGATTACCGGTTTGGGTTCCGGAGGGTTTTCGGTACCCTCAATAGTTAAGGCCCCTGAAGGGCAAGCTGCCGGGCAATTGTACAACCTGGATACAGACATTAAAGAAGAGACAAATTTGTATAGCCGGTATCCTGAAAAAGTAAAAGAACTAAGCGCCTTATTGGAAAAAATAAAAGCAGCGCCCAAAGGAAAACGTGCAAAATAA
- a CDS encoding GH92 family glycosyl hydrolase: MCIKKCLLPLSILWVTSACVFAQNTSRPALEKTALVEPMVDASHSRFFYFSSASRPFGMVNLSPDMELDGTWNSGYRYDEDTIKCFSHIHCWELSGIPVLPTTGEFKGHLGPSAYGSSYSHQQEVAKPGYHKVVLKDYGITAELTSTTRVGFHRYRFPKSPSASILFDFTTVLGSSGTQSASVKRTSAHSIEGAVTMAATVRRPKPITIFFIAEFDKDFESFNGWQNGKILSFTERVEGEHTGVFLRFKTAENEVRKMKVAISYVSTAEAKRNLQTELPHWDFDRIVKESANDWNAWLGRIEVEGGTLTAQRRFYTDLWHALQGRRIVSDVSGTYIDNTGAKPVTRQMPLDAKGKPLFNSYNSDSFWGAQWSLNTLWHLVYPEVTESFINSFLEMYKNGGLIPRGPSGGNYTYVMTGATMTPFIVSAYMKGIRGFDVNKAYEGMRKDHFPGGMMSKAGYEHNTFKGGGIEDYIGLGYVPYPLSSIKYGYHQDGTAQTLEYAYQDYALSQMAKTLGKTDDFLLFSKRALNYKNVFNKEIGWMWTKDRTGNWNQPVDILKYEHGFVEGNAAQYSWFVPQDVKGLIGLMGGPDAFTGKLNESFTKARTHGFVSGKSENPKDQELNRRVYINYGNQPCMQTPFLFNYAGKPWLTQYWTRQLIDSVYSGISPQKGYSGDEDQGLMGSLAVLMKIGLFSTNGGTSEKPFYEITSPIFDKVTIQLNQKYYSGKQFVISTKNNSAKNVYIQWASLNGKPLDQPWFLHETLVKGGQLILQMGAQPNKLWGSNLKMAPPSMSTVQ, translated from the coding sequence ATGTGTATAAAAAAATGCCTTTTACCCTTAAGCATTTTATGGGTAACCAGTGCCTGCGTTTTCGCGCAAAATACCAGCCGGCCTGCGTTGGAAAAGACAGCGCTGGTTGAACCCATGGTAGATGCTTCCCATTCGAGATTTTTTTATTTCAGCTCTGCATCAAGGCCTTTTGGTATGGTTAACCTGAGCCCGGATATGGAACTGGATGGTACCTGGAACTCTGGCTACCGTTATGACGAGGATACCATTAAATGTTTTAGCCATATCCACTGCTGGGAACTATCGGGCATACCTGTATTGCCTACTACCGGCGAATTTAAGGGACATCTGGGGCCTTCTGCTTATGGCTCTTCCTATTCGCACCAGCAAGAGGTAGCCAAACCGGGCTATCATAAAGTGGTATTGAAAGATTATGGCATTACGGCTGAGCTCACTTCTACCACAAGGGTTGGTTTTCACCGGTATCGTTTTCCAAAATCCCCGTCTGCCAGTATTTTATTTGATTTTACAACCGTACTCGGCTCATCCGGTACGCAATCGGCAAGTGTTAAAAGAACAAGTGCACATTCCATTGAAGGTGCTGTAACCATGGCTGCAACGGTACGGAGGCCTAAACCGATCACCATATTTTTTATAGCCGAATTTGACAAGGATTTCGAAAGTTTTAATGGCTGGCAAAATGGTAAGATCCTCTCCTTCACAGAGCGGGTTGAAGGTGAGCATACAGGCGTTTTTCTCCGCTTTAAAACTGCAGAAAATGAAGTCCGTAAAATGAAAGTGGCCATTTCATATGTAAGTACAGCAGAAGCGAAACGAAATTTGCAGACTGAATTGCCGCATTGGGATTTTGATCGCATCGTAAAGGAATCTGCCAATGACTGGAATGCCTGGCTTGGCCGTATTGAAGTAGAAGGCGGCACACTGACAGCCCAAAGACGTTTTTATACCGACCTTTGGCATGCCTTACAAGGCAGACGTATCGTAAGTGATGTAAGTGGCACCTATATCGACAATACCGGGGCAAAACCTGTAACCAGGCAAATGCCATTGGATGCCAAGGGCAAACCACTGTTCAATTCCTACAATTCAGATTCTTTCTGGGGTGCACAATGGTCGCTCAATACCCTGTGGCACCTCGTATACCCGGAGGTAACGGAGTCGTTTATCAATTCTTTTTTAGAGATGTATAAAAATGGCGGCTTAATTCCACGTGGCCCTTCGGGCGGTAATTATACTTATGTGATGACCGGGGCCACAATGACTCCATTTATTGTAAGTGCTTACATGAAAGGTATCCGTGGTTTTGACGTAAATAAAGCTTATGAAGGGATGCGGAAAGACCATTTTCCTGGCGGAATGATGAGCAAGGCCGGTTATGAGCACAACACGTTTAAAGGCGGCGGAATTGAAGATTATATAGGCCTGGGCTATGTTCCGTATCCGCTGAGCAGCATTAAGTATGGCTATCACCAGGACGGCACTGCACAAACGCTTGAGTATGCCTATCAGGATTATGCCCTTTCGCAAATGGCCAAAACTTTGGGTAAAACCGATGACTTTCTTTTGTTTAGCAAAAGGGCCCTGAATTATAAAAATGTTTTCAATAAAGAGATTGGCTGGATGTGGACAAAAGACAGGACGGGCAACTGGAACCAGCCTGTTGATATTTTAAAATATGAGCATGGGTTTGTGGAGGGCAATGCGGCACAATATTCCTGGTTTGTACCACAGGATGTAAAGGGACTGATCGGATTGATGGGTGGACCTGATGCTTTTACCGGCAAATTAAATGAGTCGTTTACCAAAGCAAGAACGCATGGTTTTGTTTCGGGTAAATCTGAAAACCCTAAAGACCAGGAACTGAACAGAAGGGTTTACATTAACTACGGCAACCAGCCCTGTATGCAAACACCTTTTCTGTTTAACTATGCCGGTAAACCATGGCTTACCCAATACTGGACAAGGCAATTGATCGATTCTGTTTACAGTGGTATTTCGCCGCAAAAAGGGTACAGTGGGGATGAGGACCAGGGCCTGATGGGATCATTGGCTGTGCTCATGAAAATCGGCTTGTTCTCTACAAACGGCGGGACTTCGGAAAAGCCTTTTTACGAAATTACCAGTCCCATCTTTGACAAGGTTACCATCCAGCTGAACCAGAAATATTACAGCGGAAAACAATTTGTGATCAGCACTAAAAATAACAGTGCTAAAAATGTATACATCCAGTGGGCCAGCCTCAATGGGAAACCTTTAGATCAGCCCTGGTTTTTACATGAAACCCTGGTAAAGGGCGGTCAGTTGATTTTGCAAATGGGCGCACAGCCCAATAAATTATGGGGCAGTAATTTAAAAATGGCGCCTCCATCTATGTCTACCGTACAATAA
- a CDS encoding RagB/SusD family nutrient uptake outer membrane protein: MKSRFTTKYTILAISLMLLVAPGCKNSFLDETPVSTLTTDVYYKTEAGFEDLVRSCYPLLRNIHQTRSLVLLGTDLFSPGAYNDPKFATTTPNAGSLNQYDAGLNSSLDDFRVLWTLLYTELGRVNTAISRADGVTGMNETLKSTRVSEAKFLRALVLFYLVQQWGDVPMPLTETQSASKVATRIASAEVYKQILADLLDAESKLPPVASNYGRITKGAAQFLLARVYLTRGWNFKNTLGGSNADFTSALQYADKIIAAYPLAANYKDLFPVRSKNPLAQYTGAQNDKNAEIVFSVQYNPDVLTNKTDPAFAVDAAGGNNLHSVFGGTAESFPGTKGRTSDYNRSQPIYPLAAATYRFYDPQNDSRYDHNFLEVGYALLAVTGFKPLPLLDPNLKINIKSGDTVVYYRPWNNPATALKDRGVDVGGTRNYSVINGSEWGGGYNIVNGVAASGFPSGEPIMWKFWQPNIPYGDAYGTFNESIFRSAEAYLIAAEAIVKGATGGQLGTADVYYNKVLNRALGAKVAADPKCAKFPGDIRSLETVSYRATPANISIDLILDERARELLGEYDRWFDLKRTGKLIERVLKYNPWAIKSNTIKDTHYLRPIPQSEIDLSFPAMSQNLGY, encoded by the coding sequence ATGAAATCAAGATTCACTACAAAATATACCATACTGGCCATTTCATTAATGTTGCTGGTTGCACCTGGATGTAAAAACTCTTTTCTCGATGAAACGCCGGTTTCTACACTCACAACAGATGTTTATTACAAAACAGAAGCGGGCTTTGAGGACCTGGTGAGGTCATGCTACCCTTTGCTGCGGAATATCCATCAAACCCGGAGCCTGGTTTTACTGGGCACTGACCTTTTTAGTCCGGGTGCTTACAATGACCCGAAATTTGCAACTACAACGCCCAATGCAGGCTCGTTAAACCAGTACGACGCAGGCCTGAATTCTTCTCTGGATGATTTCAGGGTGCTGTGGACGCTGTTGTACACAGAACTTGGCCGGGTAAATACGGCAATCAGCAGGGCAGATGGCGTTACAGGCATGAATGAGACCTTAAAAAGTACCCGTGTATCCGAAGCTAAATTTTTAAGGGCCCTGGTGCTCTTTTACCTGGTGCAGCAATGGGGCGATGTACCGATGCCCTTAACAGAAACACAAAGTGCAAGTAAAGTAGCAACAAGGATCGCTTCGGCAGAGGTATATAAACAGATTCTGGCTGATCTGCTGGATGCAGAATCAAAGCTTCCTCCGGTGGCATCCAATTACGGACGCATCACAAAAGGCGCTGCGCAGTTCCTGCTGGCCCGCGTATATTTAACCCGTGGCTGGAATTTTAAAAATACACTTGGCGGTTCCAATGCCGATTTTACGTCGGCACTGCAATATGCCGACAAGATCATTGCGGCCTATCCACTGGCGGCAAATTATAAAGATTTGTTTCCGGTGCGGTCCAAAAACCCACTTGCCCAATACACCGGTGCCCAGAATGATAAAAACGCGGAGATTGTTTTTTCGGTACAGTATAACCCTGATGTGCTGACCAATAAAACCGATCCGGCTTTTGCTGTAGATGCTGCCGGAGGTAATAACCTGCATTCTGTTTTTGGTGGTACGGCTGAAAGTTTTCCTGGTACTAAAGGCAGAACAAGTGATTACAACCGCTCACAGCCTATTTACCCGCTGGCAGCGGCTACTTACAGGTTTTATGACCCTCAAAATGACAGCCGTTACGACCATAATTTTTTAGAAGTAGGTTATGCCTTACTGGCTGTTACAGGGTTTAAGCCATTACCCTTGTTAGATCCCAACCTTAAGATCAATATTAAAAGTGGTGACACGGTGGTGTACTACCGTCCATGGAATAATCCTGCAACTGCACTTAAAGACAGAGGTGTAGATGTTGGTGGCACCCGAAACTATTCGGTGATTAACGGAAGCGAATGGGGAGGGGGCTATAATATTGTAAATGGTGTGGCTGCAAGTGGTTTTCCGTCGGGAGAACCCATTATGTGGAAGTTCTGGCAGCCAAATATTCCTTATGGCGATGCATACGGAACTTTCAATGAATCTATTTTCCGCTCTGCCGAAGCTTATTTAATTGCTGCAGAGGCAATTGTTAAAGGCGCTACAGGCGGTCAGTTGGGTACTGCCGATGTGTATTATAATAAAGTGCTTAACCGGGCCCTGGGTGCTAAAGTTGCTGCGGATCCAAAATGCGCTAAATTCCCTGGCGATATCAGATCTCTGGAAACCGTTTCTTACCGGGCTACACCGGCCAATATCTCCATCGACCTTATTCTGGATGAAAGGGCCCGTGAATTGCTTGGCGAATATGACCGCTGGTTCGATTTAAAAAGAACAGGAAAATTGATTGAGCGGGTGTTGAAATACAATCCATGGGCGATAAAGAGCAATACGATCAAGGACACGCATTATTTGCGGCCAATCCCCCAAAGTGAGATTGATCTGTCGTTCCCGGCGATGTCTCAGAATCTGGGTTATTAA
- a CDS encoding TonB-dependent receptor, which produces MKLTVILITITCLHLSAKVFSQRINLNEKNAAFSSIVKSIEKQSGYKFFYDNKLINPRIKLTVFLKNVPLEQALEQLLEDKSLTYTIVDQVIVLKQADLSVSTPAVFDRVTGRVVDEKNMPMPGVSIKVKNNTGKAVTDTDGKFQLVAKKGDVLVFSFIGYTNKEVVYDGQGSMSVSLSVANIEMNEIVVVGYGEVKKRDLTGALSSLQSKDIVRSNPVLAAKAIQGTVAGATVTKASNRPGAPYNITIRGENTINNSTQPLIVIDGLMGGDLNTLNPNDIQSMDILKDASSTSIYGARGANGVVIVTTKKGVSGELKLSYDAYVGMKKMAHGPEMMTTPQFYKLAYTDMVAAGLTGTVFTIAETANIDAGRTTDWADLITHNGIQTSHNLSLSGGTDKTTYRFSGGYLNEQGNVKYTGYKRYNLNAGLDSKLGEHVKAGFTSYVTYSDQNWGSQESLRGAYRARPTGTPYYADLTNPSQNADINVDGLAIWMGINDKQVPNPLADIDPKTSLLKTMTLTALGNAYVEVSLLKGLSFRSSLSASYSNAKIGDWRGTWSKSQIGSLPRTQLDTKGMANYTFDNILSYKKDIGKHSIGFTGLYSAYYQRDETTSIAVKDLPYTSYWYALNTGTITARSSNLIERSLLSFMGRINYGYDDKYLLTVTGRSDGASQLAAGNKWAFFPSVALAWRMSEEQFIKELNIFSNLKLRGSYGEVGNATVNPYSTQALLLNTGYDFDGAAAMGFAPANLGNKSLKWERSKELNIGIDAGFFNNRITAAIEIYNRKTVDLILNQKMPTVTGFTEVIANVGKIQNKGVEITLNTQNIMKPDFGWNSTFSFTKNNNKLLELYGGGQTFDKGNKLFVGYPIRANFDYQFAGIWQLADVDQAKVYGQLPGSVRVVDQNKDNKISSSGDIDDRVVLGTQLPNWLLGVTNRFNYKKFDLSFFLYYRNGGQYSNSTLSGTFGELGTRYNSLASLDYWTKDNPSNTYFSPYVANPYRSAINYQDASFLRISDITAGYTLPRNFLSKYKIANARFYAQVSNPFIFTKYTGFDPEFNSAIYQDDVPSAIYSLGVNISF; this is translated from the coding sequence ATGAAACTAACCGTAATTTTAATAACCATTACCTGTCTGCATTTATCTGCAAAGGTGTTTTCCCAACGGATAAACCTTAATGAAAAGAATGCGGCCTTTTCATCTATAGTGAAGTCTATTGAAAAGCAAAGCGGCTACAAATTCTTTTACGACAATAAACTGATCAATCCGCGGATAAAGCTCACCGTCTTTCTGAAAAATGTTCCCCTGGAGCAGGCACTGGAACAATTACTTGAAGATAAATCGCTGACTTATACGATAGTAGACCAGGTCATCGTATTGAAACAGGCTGATTTAAGCGTGTCAACCCCAGCCGTATTTGACCGGGTTACCGGAAGGGTAGTTGATGAAAAGAACATGCCTATGCCTGGTGTGAGCATTAAAGTGAAAAACAATACCGGCAAAGCTGTTACGGATACGGACGGGAAATTTCAGCTGGTAGCTAAAAAAGGGGATGTGCTGGTTTTTAGTTTTATTGGCTATACCAATAAGGAAGTAGTTTATGATGGGCAGGGCAGTATGAGTGTTTCGCTTAGTGTAGCAAATATTGAGATGAATGAAATTGTGGTGGTTGGCTATGGTGAAGTTAAAAAGCGAGACCTTACCGGAGCACTTTCTTCGCTCCAGTCAAAAGACATTGTGAGGTCTAACCCGGTGCTGGCTGCTAAAGCTATTCAGGGAACAGTTGCGGGCGCTACGGTAACCAAAGCGAGTAACCGGCCGGGTGCGCCCTATAACATTACCATCAGGGGTGAAAATACGATCAATAATTCTACCCAGCCCCTGATCGTGATTGATGGACTGATGGGCGGAGACTTAAATACCCTTAACCCCAATGATATCCAATCTATGGATATCCTTAAAGATGCCTCTTCCACCTCTATCTACGGTGCAAGGGGTGCAAATGGAGTGGTTATCGTGACCACAAAGAAAGGCGTATCTGGTGAACTGAAGTTAAGTTATGATGCCTATGTGGGCATGAAAAAGATGGCTCACGGGCCTGAAATGATGACCACACCGCAATTTTATAAGCTTGCCTATACAGATATGGTTGCAGCAGGACTTACGGGAACGGTTTTTACGATTGCCGAAACCGCAAATATTGATGCAGGAAGAACCACCGACTGGGCCGATCTGATTACCCATAATGGCATTCAGACCAGTCATAACCTGAGCTTGTCCGGAGGTACGGATAAAACTACCTACAGGTTTTCGGGAGGTTATTTAAATGAACAGGGTAATGTTAAATATACCGGTTATAAACGTTACAATTTAAATGCCGGCCTGGACAGTAAACTGGGTGAGCATGTGAAGGCCGGATTCACTTCTTATGTAACCTATAGCGATCAGAACTGGGGCTCACAGGAATCATTAAGGGGCGCATACAGGGCACGCCCTACCGGGACACCTTATTATGCAGACCTGACCAATCCAAGCCAGAACGCGGATATCAATGTGGATGGACTGGCCATATGGATGGGTATCAATGATAAACAGGTACCCAACCCGCTTGCCGATATTGATCCCAAAACATCTTTGCTTAAAACAATGACGCTTACCGCCCTGGGCAATGCTTATGTTGAAGTGTCGCTGCTTAAAGGTTTGTCTTTCAGGAGTTCTCTTTCGGCTTCTTACAGCAATGCTAAAATAGGGGACTGGCGTGGTACCTGGTCGAAATCTCAGATCGGGAGTTTGCCAAGGACCCAGCTGGATACCAAGGGGATGGCAAATTATACTTTCGACAATATCCTCAGTTACAAAAAGGATATTGGAAAACATTCCATAGGTTTTACGGGTCTGTATAGTGCCTATTATCAGCGGGATGAGACCACCAGTATTGCTGTAAAAGACCTGCCTTATACTTCTTACTGGTATGCTTTAAATACCGGTACGATTACTGCAAGGAGCAGTAACCTGATAGAGCGCTCACTCCTTTCTTTCATGGGCAGGATCAATTATGGATACGATGACAAATATTTACTGACAGTTACCGGCCGTTCAGATGGTGCTTCTCAACTTGCAGCAGGCAATAAATGGGCATTTTTCCCATCTGTTGCCCTGGCCTGGAGAATGAGCGAAGAACAGTTCATTAAAGAACTCAATATATTCTCTAACCTGAAACTCAGGGGCAGCTATGGCGAGGTAGGTAATGCTACGGTAAACCCATACAGTACGCAGGCGCTCCTGTTAAATACAGGTTACGATTTTGATGGTGCAGCAGCGATGGGCTTTGCACCTGCCAACCTTGGTAACAAGAGCTTGAAATGGGAAAGAAGTAAAGAGTTAAATATTGGTATTGATGCGGGATTTTTCAACAACCGCATTACTGCAGCGATTGAAATTTACAACAGAAAAACAGTGGATCTGATCCTGAATCAAAAAATGCCAACTGTAACCGGGTTTACCGAGGTAATTGCCAATGTGGGTAAAATCCAGAATAAGGGGGTAGAGATCACTTTAAATACCCAGAACATCATGAAGCCTGATTTTGGATGGAACAGTACGTTTTCTTTTACCAAAAACAACAACAAGCTGCTGGAATTGTATGGCGGAGGCCAGACTTTTGATAAAGGAAACAAACTGTTTGTGGGTTATCCCATCCGTGCCAATTTTGATTACCAGTTTGCCGGCATCTGGCAGCTTGCCGATGTGGACCAGGCAAAAGTTTACGGGCAGCTACCTGGTTCTGTGCGTGTGGTTGATCAGAACAAGGACAATAAGATTTCTTCTTCCGGTGATATTGATGACCGGGTAGTACTGGGTACGCAGTTGCCAAACTGGCTGCTGGGAGTTACCAACCGTTTCAATTACAAGAAATTCGATCTTTCTTTCTTCCTTTATTACAGGAATGGCGGACAATACAGCAATTCAACCCTGTCAGGAACATTTGGTGAACTGGGTACCCGCTACAATTCACTGGCTTCTTTAGATTACTGGACCAAAGACAATCCTTCCAATACTTATTTTTCACCTTATGTAGCCAATCCATATAGAAGTGCGATCAACTACCAGGACGCAAGTTTTTTAAGGATATCTGACATCACAGCAGGTTATACTTTGCCCAGGAATTTTCTGAGTAAATATAAAATTGCCAATGCCAGGTTCTATGCCCAGGTTTCCAATCCTTTTATTTTTACAAAGTATACCGGCTTTGATCCTGAATTTAATTCGGCTATTTACCAGGACGATGTACCATCGGCAATTTATTCGTTGGGTGTAAACATCAGTTTCTAA
- a CDS encoding FecR family protein produces MEKEKLFKLLEKIESGSATTEELAQYNQLYMHFQKAEDWDTLTMGEKQKIEKEMYTSISEAIEVPSKQKKSYSLFNYAAAAVLLITVSIGFYFYKLNPAVVTKKQDSKAVHIHDRPPGGNKATLTLNNGTKISLTDASNGDLVKRSGISITKAADGQLVYKVLGPAKNQANAAMEYNSISTPNGGQYQILLSDGSKVWLNDASSLKFPTVFTGEMRNVELSGEAYFEVSKNEKMPFTVNAKGTSVLVLGTHFNIMAYPDEKAVRTTLLEGAVKLVHADDEAFLKPGEQGTIKEKGGGFKVREADIAAVMAWKNGYFLLDNASLPQLMRQISRWYDVDVVYASGNLKDHEFVGEVSRKYSLMKILKILELSGLTFKLEGRTLTVK; encoded by the coding sequence ATGGAAAAGGAAAAACTGTTTAAACTTCTGGAAAAGATCGAATCTGGCTCAGCTACGACTGAAGAATTGGCCCAGTACAATCAACTTTATATGCATTTTCAAAAAGCTGAAGACTGGGATACCCTGACCATGGGAGAAAAACAGAAAATTGAAAAGGAGATGTATACAAGCATCTCGGAAGCGATTGAAGTACCCTCAAAACAGAAAAAATCTTATTCACTTTTCAACTATGCGGCTGCAGCAGTTCTGCTGATCACTGTTTCAATAGGTTTTTATTTTTATAAACTCAATCCAGCCGTAGTCACAAAAAAGCAGGATTCAAAAGCAGTTCATATTCATGACAGGCCCCCTGGTGGGAACAAAGCCACCTTAACACTTAACAATGGTACTAAAATATCGCTTACCGATGCCAGCAATGGTGATCTGGTTAAACGATCAGGTATATCCATCACTAAAGCAGCTGACGGGCAATTGGTTTATAAAGTTTTGGGGCCCGCCAAAAATCAGGCGAATGCAGCCATGGAGTATAACAGCATCAGTACACCAAATGGAGGACAATACCAGATTTTGCTGTCCGATGGATCCAAGGTCTGGCTAAATGACGCTTCTTCCTTAAAATTCCCAACAGTATTTACCGGTGAAATGCGTAATGTAGAGCTGAGTGGTGAGGCGTATTTTGAGGTTTCTAAAAATGAGAAAATGCCTTTTACAGTGAACGCAAAGGGAACAAGTGTGCTTGTTTTGGGAACGCACTTTAATATAATGGCCTATCCGGACGAAAAAGCGGTCAGGACGACATTACTGGAGGGGGCTGTAAAATTGGTCCATGCAGATGACGAGGCTTTTCTTAAACCGGGAGAGCAGGGGACAATTAAGGAAAAAGGTGGAGGTTTTAAAGTACGCGAGGCAGATATTGCTGCTGTAATGGCTTGGAAAAACGGGTATTTCCTGTTGGATAACGCAAGTTTGCCCCAGCTGATGCGTCAGATATCAAGATGGTATGATGTAGATGTGGTATATGCTTCCGGTAATCTTAAAGACCATGAATTTGTAGGAGAAGTAAGCCGAAAATATAGTCTGATGAAGATTTTAAAAATTCTGGAACTGAGTGGGCTCACCTTTAAACTGGAGGGCAGAACATTAACCGTTAAATAA
- a CDS encoding RNA polymerase sigma-70 factor gives MQEHLVFSDQELMEMIRKDDHHGFEMLYRRHWQKLYQSAFNICRDREICMDVCQEIFIWFWEHRNSVNLISTVHSYLLSAVKYKMISYIRKDKVKANFLEIAKSLPESYTIEENIQVKELQSFITQFVGTLPDKCGEIFKMSRNEHLSNKEIARKLGISEKTVENQITIALKKLKGSLGNLSCWFPLI, from the coding sequence ATGCAGGAGCACCTTGTATTTTCAGATCAGGAACTAATGGAAATGATTCGGAAGGACGATCATCATGGCTTTGAAATGCTTTATCGGCGTCACTGGCAGAAACTATATCAAAGTGCATTTAATATTTGCCGGGACAGGGAAATCTGCATGGATGTTTGCCAGGAAATATTTATCTGGTTTTGGGAACACCGGAATTCAGTAAACTTAATCAGTACTGTACACAGTTATCTGCTCAGTGCGGTGAAGTACAAAATGATCAGCTATATCAGGAAGGATAAGGTGAAAGCGAATTTTTTAGAGATTGCTAAAAGCCTGCCGGAAAGTTATACGATAGAGGAAAACATTCAGGTAAAAGAATTGCAGAGCTTCATTACCCAATTTGTGGGCACACTTCCCGATAAATGTGGGGAAATTTTCAAGATGAGCCGCAATGAACACCTCAGTAATAAAGAGATTGCAAGAAAGCTGGGTATTTCGGAAAAAACAGTAGAGAACCAGATTACCATTGCACTTAAGAAACTTAAAGGATCTTTGGGTAACCTGAGCTGCTGGTTTCCGCTGATCTGA